In Aminobacterium sp. MB27-C1, a single genomic region encodes these proteins:
- a CDS encoding Ldh family oxidoreductase, translating into MDFKKIEYQKLLNFTCEIMKGLGYPQSQAEIASKVLVEADARGIPSHGVARLAFYKKNIDGNFTVPEAEPEIVHETPVSVVVDGKNGIGPYISKVTVEKCLEKAQQSGVCFGSVRNSNHFGIAGFWAELAARKDMIGMAFTNTRRCGIVTGGRERLLGTNPIAVAIPRDGGEPFLLDMATTTVAHGKIEVYDRRNKEMPLGWAVDEKGKDTTDAHHIEELFKDRQGGYGGHLYLGGEGEMLGGHKGYGLGLLVELLCAGLSLGRWSKHTFEGEGSGTTHFFAAFRLDLFGNANDIKKHIDSILTDIQNSEKADGYDRIYIHGEKEWENRERAMKEGISLDPATCMLLQDFAQTFNIANPLH; encoded by the coding sequence ATGGATTTCAAGAAAATCGAGTATCAGAAGCTTTTGAATTTTACGTGTGAAATTATGAAAGGACTGGGATATCCCCAGTCACAAGCAGAGATAGCATCGAAAGTTTTGGTTGAGGCCGATGCCAGAGGAATTCCGTCACATGGCGTTGCCCGTCTCGCTTTCTATAAAAAGAATATTGATGGAAATTTCACTGTTCCAGAGGCGGAGCCGGAAATCGTTCACGAAACACCTGTCTCTGTCGTTGTCGATGGTAAAAACGGAATAGGGCCTTATATTTCAAAAGTGACTGTGGAAAAGTGCCTTGAAAAGGCTCAGCAGAGCGGAGTCTGTTTCGGATCTGTACGAAATTCAAACCACTTCGGAATTGCTGGTTTCTGGGCTGAGCTGGCTGCTCGTAAAGACATGATTGGCATGGCCTTCACCAATACAAGACGGTGTGGCATTGTCACGGGTGGGCGGGAAAGACTTCTTGGCACCAACCCCATAGCGGTGGCCATTCCAAGAGATGGGGGAGAACCCTTCCTTCTCGATATGGCGACTACAACTGTTGCCCATGGAAAGATTGAGGTCTACGACAGGCGGAACAAAGAAATGCCCCTTGGCTGGGCTGTTGATGAAAAGGGTAAAGATACGACTGATGCCCATCATATAGAGGAACTTTTCAAAGACCGTCAGGGCGGTTATGGCGGACACCTCTATCTCGGTGGGGAAGGAGAGATGCTCGGAGGTCATAAAGGCTATGGCCTGGGCCTTCTCGTGGAACTTCTCTGTGCCGGTCTTTCCCTCGGTCGTTGGAGCAAACATACATTCGAAGGCGAAGGGTCTGGAACCACCCATTTCTTTGCGGCATTCAGACTCGACCTCTTTGGCAACGCCAACGATATAAAGAAGCATATCGATTCCATTCTTACTGATATTCAGAACAGCGAGAAGGCTGACGGATACGATAGAATTTATATCCATGGTGAAAAAGAGTGGGAAAACAGAGAGAGAGCAATGAAAGAAGGCATTTCTCTCGACCCTGCGACATGTATGCTATTGCAAGATTTCGCACAAACCTTTAATATTGCAAATCCGCTTCATTAA
- a CDS encoding LrgB family protein — translation MNVFKELYTTPLFAVMLTIGTYILGGWVRKKTKCVALIPVVFSAVAIGLLFLVTDYTYEEYSRGGDMISMLLGPVTVLLAVPIYKELPRLKENLVPIVLSIVVGALSAFVSIWAFCYVFDFEREFFLSLVPKSVTAPIGIEVALIIEGLVPITVLSIIVTGITGALISPFICKIAGIHHPVARGLAIGSSSHAIGTSRAFEMGEVEGAFSSLATGLCGVITVLIVPLLLRLLSFF, via the coding sequence ATGAACGTCTTTAAAGAACTCTATACTACGCCCCTTTTCGCCGTAATGCTTACTATTGGAACCTATATCTTGGGTGGATGGGTACGCAAAAAAACGAAGTGTGTTGCCTTGATTCCCGTCGTTTTTTCGGCGGTGGCCATCGGGCTTCTCTTTCTCGTGACGGATTATACCTACGAAGAATATAGTCGTGGGGGAGATATGATTTCAATGTTGCTTGGACCTGTAACGGTGCTTCTTGCCGTGCCAATCTACAAAGAGCTTCCCCGTTTGAAGGAAAATCTCGTGCCCATCGTTCTTTCTATTGTCGTGGGAGCACTTTCCGCTTTCGTGAGCATATGGGCTTTTTGCTATGTTTTTGATTTTGAACGTGAGTTTTTTCTCTCTCTGGTGCCTAAATCCGTAACGGCTCCAATAGGAATTGAAGTTGCCCTTATTATTGAAGGACTCGTTCCTATAACGGTTCTCTCTATTATTGTTACAGGAATAACCGGGGCTCTTATCTCCCCGTTCATCTGCAAAATCGCAGGTATTCATCATCCTGTAGCTCGTGGACTTGCCATTGGATCAAGTTCACACGCCATAGGAACGAGTCGGGCTTTCGAAATGGGTGAAGTCGAGGGAGCATTCAGCAGTCTCGCTACGGGACTTTGCGGTGTTATTACCGTGCTTATTGTGCCCCTTCTTCTTCGTTTGCTTTCCTTCTTCTAA
- a CDS encoding MATE family efflux transporter translates to MFLYYSSLTVIGMIAVSSASAIDAAFLGNTNGEAALATVTLALPFIIFVGGIAFMMGIGGSVTCGKYLGAGDVYTASAVFTKTLLATLIFSLGVSLLALIKIDSLVALLGASQDVAPPVRTYLSTLIFFIPFSLMGICLSYFVRVDGRPFLSAMAMTLGALINVSLDWTFVVRLDWGVRGAALATGISQIFLMSILLPHFLCKKGKLRFNTHGGSWKEILYSAYNGFSEFANEISAGILTFLFNWIMIRKLGVDGVAAYTIVNYILYLGSMACYGIGDAIQPIISKNFGAGKASRIQSFLWVAGGTVLLFGVVISGLLLLAPQTIIELFTNNDAEKTIFIARNFIAHFWPAFLLLGINIVFSSYFTAMQKPIHSAAVAISRSLVLPALFLFVLPLFFGEKGIFMAIPLAELATFILALILFMPNTPFKIVRTDQIYKKLGERRELFPEKGVSPSELH, encoded by the coding sequence GTGTTCCTGTACTATTCCTCGTTGACAGTTATAGGAATGATCGCCGTTTCGTCTGCCAGCGCCATTGATGCGGCCTTCTTGGGTAACACCAACGGAGAAGCGGCTTTAGCGACAGTTACACTGGCTCTCCCCTTCATTATTTTTGTGGGAGGAATCGCTTTTATGATGGGAATTGGCGGATCTGTAACGTGTGGAAAATATCTTGGAGCCGGCGATGTCTATACCGCATCAGCCGTCTTCACGAAAACGCTGCTTGCCACACTGATCTTCTCTCTTGGCGTCAGTCTACTAGCACTTATAAAGATAGATTCTCTGGTGGCTCTTCTTGGAGCAAGTCAGGATGTGGCTCCGCCTGTACGCACCTATCTTTCTACTCTTATTTTCTTTATTCCCTTCTCTCTGATGGGAATTTGCCTCTCTTATTTCGTTCGGGTAGATGGTCGCCCATTCCTATCAGCTATGGCTATGACTCTTGGGGCTCTAATCAATGTTTCACTCGACTGGACTTTTGTCGTCAGACTCGATTGGGGTGTTCGGGGAGCCGCTCTAGCCACAGGAATATCGCAGATATTCCTCATGAGCATACTTCTTCCCCATTTCTTATGTAAGAAGGGAAAATTGCGTTTCAATACCCATGGGGGTTCGTGGAAAGAAATACTTTACTCTGCCTACAACGGTTTTTCAGAGTTCGCCAATGAAATATCGGCAGGTATTCTCACCTTCCTTTTCAACTGGATTATGATTCGGAAACTCGGCGTTGACGGTGTAGCTGCCTATACGATAGTAAACTATATTCTCTATCTCGGCTCTATGGCGTGTTATGGAATTGGTGATGCTATTCAGCCTATTATCAGTAAAAATTTTGGTGCGGGAAAGGCATCGAGAATTCAGAGCTTCTTATGGGTAGCAGGCGGTACAGTGCTGCTTTTCGGAGTAGTGATCAGCGGCCTCCTTCTTCTTGCTCCTCAAACCATCATTGAGCTCTTTACAAATAATGACGCTGAAAAAACAATCTTTATCGCTCGGAATTTTATTGCCCATTTCTGGCCGGCTTTTCTGCTGCTCGGAATCAACATTGTCTTTTCTTCGTACTTTACGGCAATGCAGAAGCCCATACATTCAGCAGCTGTCGCCATATCGAGAAGCCTGGTTCTGCCAGCACTTTTTCTCTTTGTACTTCCTCTCTTCTTTGGCGAAAAGGGTATATTCATGGCTATTCCCCTCGCGGAACTCGCCACTTTTATTCTGGCGCTGATTCTCTTTATGCCCAACACACCCTTCAAGATCGTGCGGACAGATCAAATTTACAAAAAACTTGGAGAGAGAAGAGAGCTATTTCCAGAAAAAGGTGTATCCCCTTCAGAGTTGCACTAG
- a CDS encoding SulP family inorganic anion transporter has translation MYTPKLFTELRDYSREKAFSDLFAGITVGIVALPLAMAFAIASGLPPERGLFTAIIAGFLISLLGGSKVQIGGPTGAFVVLVSAIAGQYGYSGLALCTLLAGIFLILFGIFRMGGLIKFIPFPVTTGFTTGIAVVIFSTQIKDLFGLHIDTVPAEFLQKWHVYLQNMGSFEPSTLAVGIGTILVILVVRHFWPKLPAMLIGMIVATLCAQVLHLDVATIGSRFGELPRMLPAPSFPDFHFEQIAPLIKPAFTIAMLAAIESLLSATVADGMIGGRHRPNAELIAQGVANIGSIVFGGIPATGAIARTATNVKSGAKTPVAGIIHAIVLALLLLICAPVAKLIPLSALAGILVVVSYNMSELHHFVAIFKGPRSDAFVLVLTFLLTVLVDLTAAVQVGVVLASLLFIWRMSEITNVSMITDEVRGEDDASEDPNSIALREVPKGVEVYEVNGPFFFGMINTFKNALRNVEKPVSVLIIRTRNVLAVDATGIHVLRELHQRCQKEGTQLVISGVQPQPLKAFQRSGLIEEMGKENFCENIDEALNRARVVLGLPQVEIERKPFCAFCGREELV, from the coding sequence GTGTATACACCAAAGCTATTCACTGAACTAAGAGACTATTCTCGCGAAAAAGCCTTCTCTGACCTTTTCGCTGGAATCACTGTCGGTATTGTTGCTCTCCCTTTAGCCATGGCTTTTGCCATTGCAAGCGGTCTGCCTCCTGAGAGAGGTCTTTTCACGGCTATTATTGCTGGTTTTCTTATCTCGCTTTTGGGAGGAAGTAAGGTGCAAATAGGAGGTCCTACCGGTGCCTTTGTCGTGCTCGTTTCAGCTATTGCCGGACAATACGGCTATTCTGGATTAGCTCTCTGTACGTTGCTTGCCGGTATCTTTCTTATTCTTTTCGGTATATTCCGTATGGGCGGCCTTATCAAATTCATCCCTTTTCCTGTAACAACAGGTTTTACTACGGGAATCGCTGTCGTTATTTTTTCTACTCAGATCAAAGATTTATTCGGACTTCATATAGATACAGTTCCGGCAGAATTTTTACAGAAGTGGCATGTCTACCTTCAAAATATGGGTTCTTTCGAGCCTTCCACACTGGCTGTTGGCATAGGCACGATTCTTGTTATTCTTGTTGTGCGCCATTTCTGGCCAAAGCTTCCGGCTATGCTCATCGGCATGATCGTTGCCACTCTCTGCGCTCAGGTTCTGCATTTGGATGTAGCCACTATAGGAAGCCGCTTCGGTGAGCTGCCTCGAATGTTGCCGGCTCCTTCTTTTCCTGATTTTCACTTTGAACAGATAGCCCCATTGATCAAGCCCGCTTTCACAATCGCCATGCTGGCGGCCATTGAGTCTCTTCTTTCTGCTACAGTGGCTGATGGAATGATTGGCGGACGGCATCGTCCCAACGCTGAACTTATAGCCCAGGGTGTTGCCAATATTGGAAGCATTGTTTTTGGGGGTATTCCTGCTACGGGAGCCATAGCCAGAACGGCAACCAACGTTAAAAGTGGTGCCAAAACCCCTGTTGCCGGAATCATTCACGCCATTGTGCTGGCCCTTCTGCTTCTCATATGTGCGCCTGTTGCCAAGCTTATTCCTCTCTCGGCCTTGGCAGGTATTCTTGTTGTTGTGAGTTACAACATGAGTGAACTTCATCACTTCGTTGCCATTTTTAAAGGTCCCAGAAGCGATGCTTTTGTCTTGGTTTTGACCTTCCTGCTTACCGTTCTCGTTGACTTGACGGCAGCTGTTCAGGTCGGTGTTGTTCTGGCGTCTCTCCTCTTTATCTGGAGAATGTCCGAGATTACGAATGTCAGCATGATCACTGACGAAGTTCGAGGTGAAGACGACGCCAGCGAAGACCCCAATTCAATAGCCCTGCGCGAGGTTCCAAAGGGAGTAGAGGTCTATGAAGTGAACGGACCTTTCTTTTTTGGTATGATTAATACTTTCAAAAATGCCCTTCGAAATGTAGAAAAGCCTGTTTCAGTTCTCATTATCCGTACGAGAAACGTTCTGGCTGTTGATGCGACGGGCATACATGTTTTGCGGGAACTCCATCAGCGCTGCCAGAAAGAGGGAACACAACTTGTTATCTCTGGAGTTCAGCCTCAGCCTTTGAAGGCTTTCCAGCGTTCCGGCCTTATAGAAGAGATGGGAAAAGAGAATTTCTGTGAAAATATAGATGAGGCTTTAAATCGGGCTCGTGTCGTTTTGGGACTTCCCCAAGTAGAAATAGAAAGGAAGCCTTTCTGTGCCTTTTGTGGTAGAGAGGAACTCGTATAG
- a CDS encoding transglutaminase-like domain-containing protein — protein sequence MIVIVVNMLFLSCPAMGHPLDITRIVTEMAETKSQNRLQILTWRMEIIKNEFSLTRDQAIEELRKALPNKDEKALIALLDDSAVVFIELDGEKRYFESVARNILFRNTTLMREKLQKDAPFVDALEPLVFASSEKTPKKFIDTPYTEPLQYKGNLTIDIEKTHLPQLGIVDIWVPVPILTDSQKIAEITSVYPEKFSSEINTEKDIGFIHFAIPMEEIQEVLKISVDFNFTHYQQHFDVNAEKILPYNKETNLYKQYTRSLRNTFISDSIAQKAREIVGSEKNPYLQAQKIYNYIIENIPYSFVPHGTLQILGIPESKYIHEQRHGDCGTQSIYFSALCRSLGIPARTTGGYQAIPGHEGTHFWAEFYIEGYGWIPVDTTVADTADWTGILSEEKRQHFKKFFFGNLDAYRFVIQKDVDLPVYPEPKERIFSDTFPLLVLQTPLIAGQGMKENPIRLAEESFSIKYYPVKK from the coding sequence ATGATTGTAATAGTAGTAAACATGTTGTTTCTCTCCTGTCCCGCAATGGGGCATCCCCTTGATATAACACGTATCGTTACTGAAATGGCAGAAACAAAATCACAAAATCGGTTGCAAATCCTTACGTGGCGCATGGAAATCATCAAGAATGAATTCTCTTTAACGAGAGATCAAGCTATTGAAGAGTTACGAAAAGCTCTCCCCAACAAAGATGAAAAAGCCCTGATCGCCTTACTAGATGATAGTGCTGTTGTGTTCATTGAACTCGATGGTGAAAAACGATATTTTGAATCTGTTGCAAGAAATATTTTGTTTCGCAACACGACACTTATGCGTGAAAAGCTCCAAAAAGACGCTCCTTTCGTGGATGCATTGGAACCATTAGTATTTGCCTCTTCCGAAAAAACACCAAAAAAATTTATTGACACCCCCTACACTGAACCACTTCAATACAAAGGCAATCTAACCATAGATATAGAGAAAACGCACTTGCCTCAATTGGGAATAGTCGACATCTGGGTTCCTGTTCCAATTCTTACAGATTCACAAAAAATAGCCGAAATCACATCTGTTTATCCTGAAAAATTTTCTAGTGAAATAAATACTGAAAAGGATATAGGATTCATCCATTTCGCTATTCCCATGGAAGAAATACAAGAAGTGCTAAAAATATCTGTGGATTTCAATTTTACTCATTACCAACAACACTTTGATGTGAATGCTGAAAAAATCCTTCCATACAACAAAGAAACAAATTTATACAAACAGTACACTCGTTCTCTAAGGAATACCTTTATTTCTGACTCCATAGCCCAAAAAGCCAGAGAGATCGTTGGCAGTGAAAAAAATCCTTACCTTCAGGCCCAAAAGATTTACAACTACATTATAGAAAACATTCCCTACAGTTTCGTTCCTCATGGTACTCTTCAAATATTAGGTATTCCTGAATCAAAATATATTCATGAACAGCGTCATGGAGACTGTGGAACTCAAAGCATTTATTTTAGTGCGTTATGCCGTTCTCTTGGCATACCTGCAAGAACAACTGGAGGATATCAAGCTATTCCAGGTCACGAAGGCACCCATTTTTGGGCAGAATTTTATATTGAAGGATACGGATGGATTCCTGTGGACACCACTGTCGCCGATACTGCAGACTGGACTGGAATACTTTCAGAAGAGAAACGCCAGCACTTTAAAAAATTCTTCTTTGGAAATCTTGATGCCTATCGCTTCGTTATTCAAAAAGACGTAGATCTACCTGTTTATCCAGAACCTAAAGAACGTATTTTTAGCGATACATTCCCTCTTCTTGTTCTTCAAACGCCGCTCATTGCAGGTCAAGGAATGAAGGAAAATCCAATAAGACTTGCTGAAGAATCTTTTTCGATAAAATATTATCCGGTAAAAAAGTAA
- a CDS encoding CidA/LrgA family protein, which yields MKLLRQILIILVIFYVGQAIQLTTHIPIPGSVIGMILLFLLLSFHVISIDSLKELSDFCLSNLAFFFVPIIVSVVTAKDKILHIAPQFLATVVLSTAFVMVATGLAAQFLLRRREAKSNERL from the coding sequence TTGAAACTTTTACGTCAGATACTTATAATTTTGGTCATTTTTTACGTGGGGCAGGCGATTCAGCTTACGACGCACATTCCCATTCCGGGAAGCGTAATAGGAATGATATTGTTATTTCTTCTTCTATCCTTTCATGTTATTTCTATAGATTCGCTGAAAGAGCTCTCTGATTTCTGTTTGAGCAACCTTGCCTTTTTCTTCGTGCCCATTATTGTGAGTGTTGTGACGGCGAAAGATAAGATACTTCACATTGCGCCCCAGTTCCTTGCGACGGTGGTGCTCTCAACCGCTTTTGTTATGGTTGCAACGGGACTGGCTGCGCAATTTTTACTTCGAAGAAGAGAGGCAAAGTCTAATGAACGTCTTTAA
- a CDS encoding DUF4412 domain-containing protein has product MLSGVKRVFLTAFIVVMISVMACGANAAEFKADMTMGSDTAGEMTGRVFVKGNALRQELDTAAGPQVTIIEQNAKVMYVILPGQKMYMEIQNNQITLDEDENIEAKLAEEGTVTKKGTEDIEGYTCDVYHIVYNDSSYGESTVWISKDLNYPLKVYMESPQDTVTILYTNIEENNVDPALFKLPSGYTKFSM; this is encoded by the coding sequence ATGCTTTCAGGAGTGAAGAGAGTTTTTTTAACTGCTTTTATTGTTGTAATGATCAGTGTCATGGCGTGTGGTGCCAACGCTGCCGAGTTTAAGGCAGATATGACAATGGGGAGCGACACGGCAGGAGAGATGACAGGAAGAGTTTTTGTGAAGGGGAACGCTTTGCGCCAGGAATTAGACACCGCCGCAGGACCGCAGGTTACCATTATTGAGCAGAACGCCAAGGTTATGTACGTCATTCTTCCAGGACAAAAGATGTATATGGAAATACAGAACAATCAGATTACCCTTGATGAAGACGAGAATATTGAAGCTAAGTTGGCTGAAGAAGGCACAGTAACCAAAAAAGGAACAGAAGATATAGAAGGGTATACGTGCGATGTCTATCATATCGTGTATAATGACTCGTCTTATGGGGAATCCACAGTTTGGATTTCTAAGGATCTGAACTATCCTTTGAAGGTTTACATGGAAAGTCCTCAGGATACAGTGACAATACTTTATACCAACATAGAAGAAAACAACGTTGATCCGGCGCTCTTTAAGCTTCCTTCCGGATATACGAAGTTTTCCATGTAA
- a CDS encoding M20/M25/M40 family metallo-hydrolase: MANAEYSISLGVQDAVNALMNDEGVMKGLRFLEADHERTVGDQIAICEIPAPSYKEEERTKYLCAAFKKLGLKNVTVDSVGNVLGIRPGIENGPKLVVAAHIDTVFPNETDIKVKENDGKLYGPSIADDSRGVAELLSLIRAFNETCIETLGDVVFCGDVCEEGLGNLKGSKQLFADHADIDGFISLDGTGVASIVYAATGSYRYKIVYRGPGGHSYTDFGASPSAVHALGRAIAALADLEVPTEPKTTYSVGVINGGTSINVIAEEASMLVDLRSNTQEELNKTESKFKEIVQKACDAENSRCKSIGLSVEITLLGSRPAGSQSTDEIIVQAACAGLKAIGIEPNLRLPSSTDANVPISLGIPALAVGRGGESGQSHSVHEWFDPKDAFKGPQKDFITILSLVGAKNICEPLLLKKQPRQ, translated from the coding sequence ATGGCGAATGCTGAATATAGTATTTCCCTTGGTGTTCAAGACGCTGTCAACGCCCTTATGAATGACGAAGGTGTTATGAAGGGGTTACGTTTCTTAGAGGCAGATCATGAAAGGACTGTGGGCGATCAGATTGCAATCTGCGAAATTCCCGCCCCGAGCTACAAAGAAGAAGAACGGACAAAGTATCTATGTGCAGCTTTCAAGAAACTGGGGCTGAAAAATGTAACTGTCGATAGTGTCGGCAATGTTTTAGGAATACGCCCAGGAATTGAAAATGGTCCCAAACTCGTTGTAGCTGCCCATATAGACACAGTATTTCCAAACGAAACTGATATTAAGGTAAAAGAAAATGATGGGAAGCTCTACGGCCCCAGCATTGCTGACGACAGTCGTGGTGTGGCTGAACTGCTGAGCCTCATCAGAGCTTTCAATGAGACATGTATAGAAACTCTTGGTGATGTCGTTTTCTGCGGCGATGTCTGCGAAGAAGGGCTCGGTAATCTGAAAGGGTCCAAACAGTTATTTGCAGATCACGCGGATATAGATGGTTTTATCTCCCTCGATGGAACTGGCGTAGCATCTATAGTCTACGCTGCCACCGGCAGTTACCGGTATAAAATCGTATATAGAGGGCCAGGCGGGCACAGCTATACAGACTTCGGAGCCTCTCCCAGCGCCGTTCACGCATTGGGACGGGCAATTGCCGCCCTTGCCGATCTAGAGGTTCCTACAGAACCGAAGACAACTTATTCTGTAGGCGTTATCAACGGCGGAACGTCCATAAATGTCATTGCCGAAGAAGCGAGCATGCTCGTAGATCTTCGCTCTAACACCCAAGAAGAGCTAAATAAAACTGAATCGAAGTTTAAGGAAATCGTTCAGAAGGCCTGCGATGCCGAGAATTCCCGTTGCAAAAGCATCGGTCTCTCTGTGGAGATCACCTTATTGGGAAGCCGACCTGCAGGAAGCCAGTCAACAGACGAAATCATTGTACAAGCAGCCTGTGCCGGGCTGAAGGCCATCGGCATTGAACCGAACTTGAGACTTCCATCGAGCACAGACGCCAATGTCCCCATCAGTCTGGGAATCCCCGCCTTGGCTGTAGGAAGAGGCGGAGAATCTGGACAGAGCCACTCGGTTCATGAATGGTTCGACCCTAAAGATGCCTTTAAAGGGCCACAAAAAGATTTTATAACCATATTGAGTCTTGTAGGCGCTAAGAATATTTGCGAACCATTGCTGCTCAAGAAGCAGCCCAGGCAATAG
- a CDS encoding class I SAM-dependent methyltransferase has protein sequence MEDITIHEFEFALINEYFTEIERQGPGSPEETIRALSFIGNLSNKTKIADLGCGTGAQTMVLAQNTEATITALDLYAGSIDKLNATVGKLGLQNKIKGIVGSMDNLPFQNGEFDLIWSEGAIANIGFEKGLNHWKKFLKKDGYVAVTYESWFTDERPAEIENWWVDAVPEIATIGHNISIMQKTGYIPVAAFTLPESCWIDNYFIPQKARQEEFLKKHAGNKTVEDMIAFMRREADLYSKYKQYYGYVFYIGRKI, from the coding sequence ATGGAAGATATAACAATCCACGAATTTGAATTTGCCCTCATCAATGAATATTTTACAGAGATCGAACGACAGGGTCCAGGTAGTCCCGAAGAAACTATTAGAGCATTAAGTTTTATTGGCAACCTTTCAAACAAAACAAAAATTGCTGATTTAGGCTGTGGTACAGGCGCTCAAACAATGGTTCTGGCACAAAATACAGAGGCAACCATTACAGCCCTCGACCTTTATGCTGGTTCGATTGATAAACTTAATGCAACAGTTGGAAAACTAGGTTTGCAGAACAAGATAAAAGGTATTGTTGGTTCAATGGATAATTTGCCGTTCCAGAATGGCGAATTTGACCTTATATGGTCCGAAGGGGCTATTGCTAATATCGGTTTTGAAAAAGGCCTAAATCACTGGAAGAAGTTCCTCAAAAAAGATGGTTATGTTGCCGTAACATATGAGTCTTGGTTTACTGATGAGCGCCCCGCTGAAATTGAGAACTGGTGGGTGGACGCAGTTCCTGAAATTGCAACAATAGGACATAATATTTCCATCATGCAAAAAACAGGTTATATTCCTGTTGCCGCATTTACACTGCCTGAAAGTTGTTGGATAGACAATTATTTTATTCCGCAAAAAGCAAGGCAAGAGGAATTTTTGAAAAAACATGCGGGAAATAAAACCGTTGAGGACATGATTGCATTTATGAGGCGTGAGGCAGATTTGTATTCAAAATACAAACAGTATTATGGATATGTATTTTATATTGGGAGAAAGATATAA
- a CDS encoding TetR/AcrR family transcriptional regulator, whose protein sequence is MADTKENILNTALRLFARNGYEAASVSDIAGELGMTKGALYKHYKNKRNIFDSIVKRLYQIDAERARKYEVPEKTFDKSPSAYRKTAVDKIKTFTEAQFRFWTEDEFASNFRKMLTLEQYKNTEIMELYQKCLVSGPVSYMEDLFREMMEEGIWIKNNPKQLALEFYAPFYLLVSISDTMPDKKEAAKQLAAHIERFIEKNASTEIKGIKPKV, encoded by the coding sequence ATGGCCGATACAAAAGAAAACATTTTGAATACTGCCCTTCGTTTGTTTGCACGGAATGGATATGAGGCCGCTTCGGTCAGCGATATTGCCGGGGAGCTTGGCATGACAAAAGGGGCTTTATATAAGCACTATAAGAATAAGCGGAACATATTCGATAGCATTGTGAAGCGTCTTTATCAGATAGATGCTGAAAGAGCAAGAAAATATGAAGTGCCTGAAAAAACATTTGATAAATCACCGTCGGCCTACCGCAAGACTGCTGTGGATAAAATCAAGACTTTCACTGAAGCGCAGTTTCGTTTTTGGACGGAGGACGAATTTGCCAGTAATTTTCGAAAAATGTTGACTTTGGAGCAATATAAAAACACTGAAATAATGGAACTATATCAAAAGTGCCTTGTAAGCGGACCGGTCAGCTATATGGAAGATTTATTCCGTGAAATGATGGAAGAAGGTATTTGGATAAAAAACAACCCGAAACAGCTTGCACTTGAATTTTATGCGCCGTTTTATTTGCTAGTAAGTATTTCAGATACAATGCCTGATAAGAAAGAGGCCGCTAAGCAATTAGCGGCGCACATTGAACGCTTTATAGAAAAGAACGCCTCGACGGAAATAAAAGGAATAAAGCCAAAGGTATAA